A region of Faecalibacterium taiwanense DNA encodes the following proteins:
- a CDS encoding branched-chain amino acid ABC transporter permease, with product MTVFFSQLINGLSLGSIYALIALGYSMVYGIILLLNFAHGDVIMVGAYMSWFVMNQLGLGPVTAVCATIITCTLLGVVIEKIAYTPLRNAPRISLLITAIGVSFFLEYTAELILGSGAKVIPAYYTNQTFRIGSVPLGLTSVITLLVTVLSMLALTFLVQKTKLGKAMRAVSEDMDAARLMGINVNSTISFTFAVGSALAGIGSVLYCCSYPQATPTMGSMLGLKAFVAAVLGGIGSIPGAMIGGIAIGLCECFVSAIGLSAWKDAVTFAILIIVLLVKPTGFLGRKVQEKV from the coding sequence ATGACAGTGTTTTTTAGCCAGCTGATCAACGGCTTGTCCCTTGGCAGCATCTATGCACTGATCGCACTGGGTTACAGCATGGTGTACGGCATCATCCTGCTGCTGAACTTTGCCCATGGCGATGTCATTATGGTTGGTGCGTACATGTCCTGGTTCGTGATGAATCAGCTGGGCCTTGGCCCGGTCACTGCTGTGTGCGCCACCATCATCACCTGCACGCTGCTGGGCGTTGTGATCGAGAAGATCGCCTACACCCCGCTGCGCAACGCACCCCGTATCTCCCTGCTGATCACGGCAATCGGCGTGTCCTTCTTCCTGGAGTACACTGCAGAGCTGATCCTTGGTTCCGGTGCAAAGGTCATTCCGGCCTACTACACCAACCAGACCTTCCGCATCGGCTCTGTACCGCTGGGCCTCACCTCTGTCATCACCCTGCTGGTCACGGTGCTGTCCATGCTGGCGCTCACCTTCCTTGTGCAGAAGACCAAGCTCGGCAAGGCCATGCGTGCCGTGTCTGAGGATATGGACGCTGCCCGCCTGATGGGCATTAACGTCAACAGCACCATTTCCTTTACCTTTGCGGTGGGTTCCGCACTGGCCGGTATCGGCTCGGTGCTGTACTGCTGCAGCTACCCGCAGGCGACCCCCACCATGGGCTCCATGCTGGGCCTGAAGGCCTTCGTTGCAGCCGTTCTGGGCGGCATCGGCTCCATTCCCGGTGCCATGATCGGCGGCATCGCCATCGGCCTGTGTGAGTGCTTTGTTTCCGCCATCGGCCTTTCCGCATGGAAGGATGCCGTCACGTTTGCGATCCTGATCATCGTGCTGCTGGTCAAGCCCACCGGCTTCCTTGGCCGCAAGGTTCAGGAAAAGGTGTAA
- a CDS encoding branched-chain amino acid ABC transporter permease — translation MNTKRKTLKMPVRYLMNAVLVALLFVGLSFLTQNVLSTYQNKVLLTVGINIILAVSLNVATGYLGQLPLGHAGFMAVGAYTCALFTKYSNLPSGVAFVVGLVLACIVAGLFGVLIGIPALRLTGDYLAILTLGFGEIIRITLNNIDDVLGFKLFYGAKGLKNIPKYSNFANVFICVVITCFAIHAMMKSRHGRAVLAIRDNEIAAESCGIQTTYYKVMAFAFSAAFAGLAGGLYACYLGVLDPSTFGFMKSIEILVMVVLGGMGSMLGSILSATVLTILPEATRSFDSYRMVVYSLVLVLMMIFRPGGLLGSYDFSMSRIVEKIMNGELFQKKAKEGKDHE, via the coding sequence ATGAATACCAAACGCAAAACGCTCAAAATGCCCGTGCGCTACCTGATGAACGCCGTGCTGGTGGCTCTGCTGTTCGTGGGCCTGTCCTTCCTCACCCAGAACGTGCTGTCCACCTACCAGAACAAGGTGCTTCTCACCGTGGGCATCAACATCATTCTGGCTGTCTCGCTGAACGTTGCCACCGGTTATCTGGGCCAGCTGCCGCTGGGCCACGCCGGTTTCATGGCCGTGGGTGCTTACACCTGCGCCCTGTTCACGAAATACAGCAATCTGCCCTCCGGTGTCGCTTTTGTCGTGGGTCTGGTGCTGGCCTGCATCGTGGCGGGCCTGTTCGGCGTGCTGATCGGCATTCCTGCTCTGCGCCTGACCGGTGATTATCTGGCCATCCTGACGCTGGGCTTTGGCGAGATCATCCGCATCACCCTGAACAACATCGATGATGTGCTGGGCTTCAAGCTGTTCTACGGTGCCAAGGGCCTGAAGAACATCCCCAAGTATTCTAACTTCGCCAATGTGTTCATCTGCGTGGTCATTACCTGCTTTGCCATCCACGCCATGATGAAGAGCCGCCACGGCCGTGCCGTGCTGGCCATCCGCGATAACGAGATCGCTGCCGAAAGCTGCGGCATCCAGACTACTTATTATAAGGTCATGGCCTTTGCATTCTCCGCCGCCTTTGCCGGTCTGGCCGGCGGCCTGTACGCCTGCTATCTGGGCGTTCTGGACCCCTCCACCTTCGGCTTCATGAAGTCCATCGAAATTCTGGTCATGGTGGTTCTGGGCGGCATGGGCTCCATGCTGGGCTCCATCCTGTCCGCGACCGTGCTTACCATCCTGCCCGAGGCGACCCGCAGCTTTGACAGCTACCGCATGGTAGTCTACTCGCTGGTGCTGGTCCTCATGATGATCTTCCGTCCGGGCGGCCTGCTTGGCAGCTACGACTTCTCCATGAGCCGCATTGTGGAAAAGATCATGAACGGCGAACTGTTCCAGAAGAAAGCAAAGGAGGGCAAAGACCATGAGTGA
- a CDS encoding ABC transporter ATP-binding protein: protein MSEYQTKLHSVPSGGFLTDRDMDKKPILDVRELGIDFGGLTAVDGFNLMIGRNEITGLIGPNGAGKTTVFNLLTNVYQPTRGSILIDGMPTAGKKTYQVNRMGVARTFQNIRLFKELSVIDNIKVGLHESMKYNLASSLIRLPNYWKEEKKCTERALELLDIFHMADLANVQAGSLPYGAQRRLEIMRALATSPKLLLLDEPAAGMNPSETAELTETIRRIRDEFNIAVLLIEHDMSLVMGICEGIAVLNFGRIIAKGTPDEIRNNPQVIEAYLGKKEG, encoded by the coding sequence ATGAGTGAATACCAGACTAAGCTGCACAGTGTGCCCTCCGGCGGCTTTTTGACCGACCGCGACATGGACAAAAAGCCCATTCTGGACGTGCGTGAGCTGGGCATCGACTTCGGCGGTCTGACCGCCGTGGATGGCTTCAACCTGATGATCGGCCGCAACGAGATCACCGGTCTGATCGGCCCCAACGGTGCCGGTAAGACCACCGTGTTCAACCTGCTGACCAACGTCTACCAGCCCACCCGCGGCTCCATCCTGATCGATGGTATGCCTACCGCCGGCAAAAAGACCTATCAGGTCAACCGCATGGGCGTGGCCCGTACCTTCCAGAACATCCGCCTGTTCAAGGAACTGAGCGTCATCGATAACATCAAGGTGGGCCTGCACGAGTCCATGAAGTACAATCTGGCCTCCTCCCTGATCCGCCTGCCCAACTACTGGAAGGAAGAAAAGAAGTGCACCGAGCGTGCTCTGGAGCTGCTGGATATCTTCCACATGGCAGACCTCGCCAATGTGCAGGCAGGCAGCCTGCCCTACGGCGCACAGCGCCGTCTGGAGATCATGCGTGCACTGGCCACCAGCCCGAAGCTGCTGCTGCTGGACGAGCCTGCTGCCGGTATGAACCCCTCCGAGACCGCGGAGCTGACCGAGACCATCCGCCGCATCCGCGACGAGTTCAACATCGCCGTGCTGCTGATCGAGCATGATATGAGCCTGGTCATGGGCATCTGCGAGGGCATTGCCGTGCTGAACTTCGGCCGCATCATCGCCAAGGGCACGCCGGATGAGATCCGCAACAACCCGCAGGTCATCGAAGCCTATCTGGGCAAGAAGGAGGGCTAA
- a CDS encoding ABC transporter ATP-binding protein: MADTLLKVDNINVYYGNIHAVKDISFEVDQGEIVTLIGANGAGKSTTLKTISGLLKPKTGDILYKGSSIKGMRAHKIVEAGLAHVPEGRHVFLHMTVEENLDMGAYTQPASTIAPNKEKVFELFPRLKERRKQLAGTMSGGEQQMLAMGRALMSNASMLMLDEPSMGLSPLLVQEIFDIIQNVHKEGMTILLVEQNAQMALSVADRAYVLETGRVVMEGTGAELLTNERVRSAYLGG, encoded by the coding sequence ATGGCTGATACGTTACTGAAAGTTGATAACATCAACGTCTATTACGGCAACATCCACGCCGTCAAGGACATCTCCTTCGAGGTGGATCAGGGCGAGATCGTCACCCTGATCGGTGCCAACGGTGCTGGCAAATCCACCACCTTAAAGACCATTTCCGGCCTGCTGAAGCCCAAGACCGGCGACATCCTGTACAAGGGCAGCAGCATCAAGGGCATGCGCGCCCACAAGATCGTGGAAGCGGGCCTTGCCCATGTGCCGGAAGGCCGTCATGTGTTCCTGCACATGACCGTGGAAGAAAATCTGGACATGGGTGCATACACCCAGCCTGCTTCCACCATTGCACCCAACAAGGAAAAGGTGTTTGAGCTGTTCCCCCGCCTGAAGGAGCGCCGCAAGCAGCTGGCCGGTACCATGTCCGGCGGCGAGCAGCAGATGCTGGCTATGGGCCGTGCACTGATGAGCAACGCTTCCATGCTGATGCTGGACGAGCCTTCCATGGGCCTTTCGCCGCTGCTGGTGCAGGAGATCTTCGACATCATCCAGAACGTGCACAAGGAAGGCATGACCATCCTGCTGGTGGAGCAGAACGCACAGATGGCTCTTTCCGTGGCAGACCGTGCCTATGTCCTTGAGACGGGCCGTGTAGTCATGGAGGGCACTGGTGCCGAACTGCTGACCAACGAGCGCGTGCGCAGCGCATATCTGGGCGGCTAA
- a CDS encoding DUF819 family protein: MITNGFTYIAVLVFIAALLVWLQRYTKSKFFDYAPPIVLLYLITMILCTLGAWDMEATKPAYSVLKNNLLYAMIFLMLLRCDIRKIIKLGPKMLGGFFAASVSISLAFIATFAIMKGPLGAEAWKALGALCGSWMGGSGNMIAVQAALDIGEADMAYALVVDSIDYSIWVMFLLWAINLAPKFNKWVKADTTTLDEVSRRLEEDAKGNEDKASFVNLIFLLGLALVISAFGQDIGAALNGAMPFLDKATWTVLLITLSGLIGAVTPVGRMAGSTELSNLLLYSVVALLASRASFLELTDAPAWILAGFMILAIHGIILVLLAKIFHLDMFTCGVASLANIGGSASAPILAGAYSGALVPVGVLMALMGYVIGTAGGLITANIMSLLA, translated from the coding sequence ATGATCACAAACGGTTTCACCTACATCGCCGTGCTGGTGTTCATTGCCGCACTGCTGGTGTGGCTGCAACGCTACACGAAGTCGAAATTCTTCGACTATGCACCACCTATCGTTCTGCTGTACCTCATTACCATGATTCTCTGCACGCTGGGTGCATGGGACATGGAGGCCACCAAGCCTGCCTACTCCGTGCTGAAAAACAACCTGCTGTATGCAATGATCTTCCTGATGCTGCTGCGCTGCGACATCCGCAAGATCATCAAGCTGGGTCCCAAGATGCTGGGCGGCTTCTTTGCCGCTTCCGTCTCCATCTCGTTGGCCTTCATTGCCACCTTCGCCATCATGAAGGGGCCCCTTGGCGCCGAAGCATGGAAGGCACTGGGCGCTCTGTGCGGCAGCTGGATGGGCGGCTCCGGCAACATGATCGCCGTGCAGGCTGCGCTGGACATCGGCGAAGCTGACATGGCCTACGCACTGGTGGTGGACTCCATTGACTACTCCATCTGGGTCATGTTCCTGCTGTGGGCCATCAACCTTGCTCCCAAGTTCAACAAGTGGGTCAAGGCCGACACCACCACGCTGGATGAAGTGTCCCGCCGTCTGGAAGAGGACGCAAAGGGCAACGAGGATAAGGCCAGCTTTGTCAACCTGATCTTCCTGCTGGGTCTGGCTCTGGTGATCTCCGCCTTCGGTCAGGATATCGGCGCAGCCCTGAACGGCGCAATGCCCTTCCTGGACAAGGCCACCTGGACCGTCCTGCTCATCACGTTGTCCGGCCTGATCGGCGCTGTCACCCCCGTGGGCCGCATGGCAGGCAGCACCGAGCTGTCCAACCTGCTGCTGTACTCCGTGGTGGCATTGCTTGCCTCCCGCGCAAGCTTCCTGGAGCTGACCGATGCACCCGCATGGATCCTGGCAGGCTTTATGATCCTGGCCATCCACGGCATCATTCTGGTGCTGCTGGCAAAGATCTTCCATCTGGATATGTTCACCTGCGGTGTTGCATCTCTGGCAAACATCGGCGGTTCCGCATCCGCTCCCATTCTGGCTGGTGCCTACAGCGGCGCTCTGGTGCCTGTTGGCGTTTTGATGGCTCTGATGGGCTACGTCATTGGCACGGCAGGCGGCTTGATCACCGCAAATATCATGTCTCTGCTGGCATAA
- a CDS encoding dipeptide epimerase, whose translation MKITEVRLGLISVPLRVPFKTALRSVSSVEDVIVEIHTDTGAVGYGEAPPTGVITGDTTGAIIGAIRDHIAKTIIGRDVDDFEDLMIALNACIQKNTSAKAAVDMALWDLYGQLYKIPVYKLMGGAKKSIVTDITISVNDPEEMVRDALNAIDRGYDCLKVKVGKEPEKDIARLSAIRGAVPKETCIRIDANQGWTPKEAVRILNGMQEKGLDLEFVEQPVKAHDFEGLKYVTERSYVPVLADESVFSPQDALTIMQMGAADLVNIKLMKCGGLYNALKIASAAEVYGVECMIGCMLEAKISVNAAVHLACAKQIITRVDLDGPVLCSEDPILGGAVFNEKDITVSNEPGLGIKGIEPGKIKYLD comes from the coding sequence ATGAAAATCACGGAAGTACGTCTCGGTTTGATCTCTGTGCCGCTGCGCGTGCCTTTTAAGACGGCTCTGCGCTCGGTCAGCAGCGTGGAGGATGTGATCGTAGAGATCCACACCGACACCGGCGCTGTGGGTTATGGTGAGGCACCTCCCACCGGTGTGATCACCGGCGACACCACCGGTGCCATCATCGGTGCCATCCGCGACCATATCGCAAAGACCATCATCGGCCGCGATGTGGACGACTTTGAAGACCTGATGATCGCACTGAATGCCTGCATCCAGAAGAACACCAGCGCCAAGGCTGCTGTGGATATGGCCCTGTGGGATCTGTACGGCCAGCTGTACAAAATCCCTGTGTACAAGCTGATGGGCGGCGCAAAGAAGTCCATCGTCACCGACATCACCATCAGCGTCAACGACCCCGAAGAGATGGTGCGCGATGCCCTGAACGCCATCGACCGCGGCTACGACTGCCTGAAGGTCAAGGTGGGCAAGGAGCCGGAAAAGGATATTGCACGCCTGAGCGCCATCCGCGGTGCTGTGCCCAAGGAGACCTGCATCCGCATCGACGCAAATCAGGGCTGGACCCCCAAGGAAGCCGTGCGCATCCTGAACGGAATGCAGGAGAAGGGCCTTGATCTCGAATTCGTGGAGCAGCCGGTCAAGGCCCACGATTTTGAAGGCCTGAAGTATGTTACCGAGCGCTCCTATGTGCCGGTGCTGGCCGACGAGAGCGTGTTCTCCCCGCAGGACGCACTGACCATCATGCAGATGGGAGCCGCAGACCTCGTGAACATCAAGCTGATGAAGTGCGGCGGCCTGTACAACGCCCTCAAGATCGCATCCGCTGCCGAGGTGTACGGCGTGGAGTGCATGATCGGCTGTATGCTGGAAGCCAAGATCAGCGTGAATGCCGCCGTGCATCTGGCCTGCGCAAAGCAGATCATCACCCGCGTGGATCTGGACGGCCCCGTGCTGTGCAGTGAGGACCCCATCCTCGGCGGTGCAGTGTTCAACGAAAAAGACATCACTGTTTCCAACGAGCCGGGCCTTGGCATCAAGGGCATTGAGCCGGGCAAGATCAAGTATTTGGACTGA
- a CDS encoding aminoacyl-histidine dipeptidase, which yields MGVLSNLEPASVFYYFEEICSIPHTSHHEKALSDYCVQFAKAHGLACRQDEMGNVLIKAPATPGYEKEPGLILQGHLDMVGDKTADCPLDLEKDAIHPVVDGGYVCAEGTTLGGDDGIAVAYALAVLDAKDIPHPALEVVLTVCEEVGLLGASAMDFSDLEGRILVNIDSEEEGVLTAGCAGGRRVECHLPIARVPVTGTAVKADVIGLVGGHSGTEIHKGRANAIALLGRYLTLLSDHGAEYAVLTLSGGAKENVIPKESSVTLVLPAGITEAVRAAGADFTAQMKAEFGTADPGIRLQLTEEGCGEYDALDANSAERLRKALLLMPWGVQAMSMDVPGLVETSLNLGVAEMDEQEAILRFSIRSSVPSAKELLSCKLQTLTELLGGSVRFHGDYPAWTYARESALRDRCVAVYEAQYGAKPQIVAIHAGLECGILSGKIEGLDCISFGPNLLHVHTPNERADIASVARVWEYLKAILAYKV from the coding sequence ATGGGCGTATTATCCAATCTGGAACCAGCTTCGGTTTTTTATTACTTTGAGGAGATCTGCAGCATTCCGCACACCTCCCACCACGAAAAGGCACTGAGCGACTACTGCGTGCAGTTCGCCAAGGCCCACGGCCTTGCCTGCCGTCAGGACGAGATGGGCAATGTGCTCATCAAGGCACCGGCCACACCCGGATACGAGAAGGAGCCGGGCCTGATCCTGCAGGGCCATCTGGACATGGTGGGCGACAAGACCGCCGACTGCCCGCTGGATCTTGAGAAGGATGCCATCCATCCGGTCGTAGACGGCGGCTATGTGTGCGCCGAGGGCACGACCCTTGGCGGCGACGATGGCATTGCCGTGGCCTATGCGCTGGCTGTTCTGGACGCAAAGGACATTCCCCACCCTGCGCTGGAGGTCGTGCTGACCGTCTGCGAGGAGGTGGGCCTGCTGGGTGCATCTGCCATGGATTTTTCCGACCTTGAGGGCCGGATTCTGGTGAACATCGACTCCGAGGAAGAAGGAGTGCTGACCGCAGGCTGTGCAGGCGGACGCCGCGTTGAATGCCACCTGCCCATTGCCCGTGTTCCTGTGACCGGCACCGCCGTAAAGGCGGATGTGATCGGCCTTGTGGGCGGACACTCCGGCACCGAGATCCACAAGGGCCGTGCCAACGCCATCGCTCTGCTGGGGCGCTACCTGACCCTGCTGTCTGACCACGGTGCAGAGTACGCTGTGCTCACCCTCTCCGGCGGTGCAAAGGAAAACGTCATCCCGAAAGAAAGCAGCGTTACGCTGGTGCTGCCCGCCGGTATCACCGAAGCCGTGCGCGCTGCCGGGGCAGACTTTACCGCGCAGATGAAAGCAGAATTCGGCACTGCTGACCCGGGCATCCGCCTGCAGCTCACCGAGGAGGGCTGCGGCGAATACGATGCACTGGATGCGAACTCCGCCGAGCGCCTGCGCAAGGCCCTGCTGCTGATGCCATGGGGCGTGCAGGCCATGAGCATGGATGTGCCGGGCCTTGTGGAGACCTCGCTGAATCTGGGCGTTGCCGAGATGGACGAGCAGGAAGCCATTCTGCGCTTTTCCATCCGCAGCTCGGTGCCCTCGGCGAAGGAGCTGCTGAGCTGCAAACTGCAGACCCTGACCGAGCTGCTGGGCGGCAGCGTGCGGTTCCACGGCGACTATCCCGCTTGGACCTACGCCCGCGAAAGCGCCCTGCGCGACCGCTGCGTAGCTGTGTACGAGGCACAGTACGGTGCAAAGCCCCAGATCGTTGCCATTCATGCGGGCCTGGAATGCGGTATCCTCTCGGGCAAGATCGAAGGGCTGGACTGCATCTCCTTCGGTCCGAACCTGCTGCACGTCCACACCCCCAACGAGCGCGCCGACATTGCATCGGTGGCCCGTGTGTGGGAATACCTGAAGGCTATTCTGGCTTACAAAGTATAA
- a CDS encoding FMN-binding protein, which translates to MKKLTRNVIIMAVVTVIMAVVLGLYIKNTGTVPAADNAASLTDGIYTSSAQGCLSDVTVTVTVTGGRVTGVEIDASGETPELGGTAAETLADQLTKAGSTSGVDAVAGATMTSDAVFTAMDDCLSQAE; encoded by the coding sequence ATGAAGAAACTCACCCGGAATGTTATCATCATGGCTGTTGTCACTGTCATTATGGCGGTTGTGCTCGGCCTGTACATCAAGAACACCGGCACTGTGCCCGCTGCCGACAACGCCGCCAGCCTGACGGATGGCATCTATACGTCCAGCGCTCAGGGCTGCCTGAGTGATGTGACCGTGACCGTCACCGTCACCGGCGGCCGGGTGACCGGTGTGGAGATCGATGCATCCGGCGAGACTCCCGAACTGGGCGGCACCGCTGCTGAAACTCTGGCAGACCAGCTGACCAAGGCCGGTTCCACCAGCGGTGTGGACGCTGTTGCCGGTGCTACCATGACCAGCGACGCTGTGTTCACCGCCATGGACGACTGCCTGAGTCAGGCAGAGTAA
- a CDS encoding glutamine--tRNA ligase/YqeY domain fusion protein: MADKNFLTDIIDADLAEGKISEIHTRFPPEPNGYLHIGSAKAIYINWSIANQYGGKFNLRLDDTNPAREGEEYVNSIIEDLHWLGADPNGGIFYGSDYFDKCYEYAEKLIMEGKAYVDDLTRDEMREYRGADAGKPSRPSPWRDRTPEENLDLFRRMRAGEFQEGEKTLRAKIDLASPNMNMRDPAIYRIKYAEHHRQGSKWCIYPMYDFAHPIQDAIEGITHSMCSLEFENHRPLYNWVIENIFGTAFPKQREFARLNMTNTVMSKRYLRELVEMGIVDGWDDPRMPTLCGLRRRGYTPTSIFTFVREAGISKSDNLIDMRQLEACIRSELDLTAQRRIAVLDPVKLIVDNYPEDKTEYFDVANNPNREANDTTTRKVAFTKELWIENEDFAEVPPPKFKRLTIGGEVRLMGAYIVKCTGVEKNADGSIAAIHCTADLETGNGNPADGRKVKGTIHWVSAAHAVDAEVRLYDKLFTEANMNAIPEGSDYKDYLNPESVVVCKGCKLEESLKDAKPGEKFQFVRTGFFTPDSKNPGVYNRVVTLRDSFKPAK, from the coding sequence ATGGCAGATAAAAACTTTCTGACCGACATCATCGACGCGGATCTGGCCGAGGGCAAGATCAGCGAGATCCATACCCGCTTCCCGCCCGAGCCCAACGGCTACCTGCACATTGGCAGTGCCAAGGCCATCTACATCAACTGGTCCATTGCAAACCAGTACGGCGGTAAGTTCAACCTGCGTCTGGACGACACCAACCCTGCCCGCGAGGGTGAGGAGTACGTGAACAGCATCATCGAGGATCTGCACTGGCTGGGTGCCGACCCCAACGGCGGCATCTTCTACGGCAGCGACTACTTTGATAAATGCTACGAGTATGCCGAAAAGCTCATCATGGAGGGCAAGGCCTACGTGGACGACCTGACCCGCGACGAAATGCGCGAGTACCGCGGTGCCGATGCCGGCAAGCCTTCCCGTCCCTCTCCGTGGCGCGACCGCACCCCGGAAGAGAATCTTGACCTGTTCCGCCGGATGCGTGCCGGTGAGTTCCAGGAGGGCGAAAAGACCCTGCGTGCCAAGATCGATCTGGCCAGCCCCAACATGAACATGCGTGACCCGGCTATCTACCGCATCAAGTACGCCGAGCATCACCGTCAGGGCAGCAAGTGGTGCATCTACCCGATGTACGACTTCGCACACCCCATTCAGGATGCCATTGAGGGCATCACCCACAGCATGTGCAGTCTGGAGTTCGAGAACCACCGTCCGCTGTACAACTGGGTCATCGAGAACATTTTCGGCACTGCCTTCCCCAAGCAGCGCGAGTTTGCACGCCTGAACATGACCAACACCGTCATGAGCAAGCGCTACCTGCGTGAGCTGGTGGAAATGGGCATTGTGGACGGCTGGGACGACCCCCGTATGCCCACCCTGTGCGGCCTGCGCCGCCGCGGCTACACCCCCACCTCCATCTTCACCTTCGTGCGGGAGGCCGGCATTTCTAAATCCGACAACCTGATCGACATGCGCCAGCTGGAAGCCTGCATCCGCAGCGAGCTGGACCTGACCGCTCAGCGCCGCATTGCCGTGCTGGACCCCGTAAAGCTGATCGTAGACAACTACCCGGAGGACAAGACCGAGTACTTTGATGTAGCCAACAACCCCAACCGCGAAGCCAACGATACCACCACCCGCAAGGTGGCCTTTACCAAAGAGCTGTGGATCGAGAATGAGGACTTTGCCGAGGTGCCGCCTCCCAAGTTCAAGCGCCTGACCATTGGCGGTGAGGTGCGTCTGATGGGCGCTTACATCGTCAAGTGCACCGGCGTGGAGAAGAATGCCGACGGCAGCATTGCCGCCATCCACTGCACCGCCGACCTCGAGACCGGCAACGGCAATCCCGCCGACGGCCGCAAGGTCAAGGGCACCATCCATTGGGTGAGTGCCGCCCATGCCGTGGATGCCGAGGTGCGTCTGTACGACAAGCTGTTCACCGAGGCCAACATGAACGCCATCCCCGAGGGCAGCGATTACAAGGACTACCTGAACCCGGAAAGCGTTGTTGTGTGCAAGGGCTGCAAGCTGGAAGAAAGCCTGAAGGACGCAAAGCCCGGTGAGAAGTTCCAGTTCGTGCGCACCGGCTTCTTTACCCCGGACTCCAAGAACCCCGGCGTTTACAACCGCGTCGTCACCCTGCGCGACAGTTTCAAACCCGCAAAGTAA
- a CDS encoding YitT family protein, which produces MLKNLNFFGELNLGLILTAVGIVYFKNPNHFAFGGTSGLSILLADLFPKINVGGFMWIINLILVVLGFVFLGIKTMGWTIYSSFALSFFVSVCEWLYPVNVSMSGDAMLDLVFAVFLPALGAAIVFDIGASTGGTDIVALILAKYTSMEIGKALMVSDILIVLAAAWRFGMGTGLYCILGLIGKSFVVDGAIENIRLRKVCTIVTSNPQPILDFIIKEMNRSATVEKAYGAYTHHELSVLVTVLTRRQALQLRNFLRENDPRSFITIVNSSEIIGKGFRSFN; this is translated from the coding sequence ATGCTGAAGAATTTAAATTTCTTCGGCGAGCTGAATCTCGGCCTGATCCTGACGGCGGTCGGCATCGTTTACTTTAAAAATCCCAATCATTTTGCATTTGGCGGCACCTCGGGCCTGTCCATTCTGCTGGCAGACCTGTTCCCTAAGATCAACGTGGGCGGCTTTATGTGGATCATCAACCTGATTCTGGTGGTGCTGGGCTTTGTCTTTCTGGGCATCAAGACCATGGGCTGGACGATCTATTCTTCCTTTGCGCTGTCCTTTTTTGTGTCGGTGTGCGAGTGGCTCTATCCCGTCAACGTTTCCATGAGCGGTGATGCCATGCTGGATCTGGTGTTCGCCGTGTTCCTGCCGGCTCTGGGTGCGGCGATCGTGTTCGACATCGGTGCATCCACCGGCGGTACGGATATTGTGGCCCTGATTCTGGCAAAATATACCTCTATGGAGATCGGCAAAGCCCTGATGGTCAGCGATATCCTCATTGTGCTGGCGGCGGCATGGCGGTTCGGCATGGGCACCGGCCTTTACTGCATCCTTGGCCTGATCGGCAAGAGCTTTGTGGTGGACGGTGCCATCGAGAACATCCGCCTGCGCAAGGTGTGCACCATCGTGACGTCCAACCCGCAGCCCATTCTGGACTTCATCATCAAGGAAATGAACCGTTCCGCTACCGTGGAAAAGGCTTACGGCGCTTACACCCACCACGAGCTGAGCGTGCTGGTGACGGTGCTGACCCGCCGTCAGGCCCTGCAGCTGCGCAACTTCCTGCGGGAGAACGACCCCCGGAGCTTTATCACCATCGTCAATTCCAGCGAGATCATCGGCAAGGGCTTCCGCTCCTTTAATTAA
- a CDS encoding DUF6061 family protein produces the protein MKYDARACSFNMDTGCVKLLLRDGRKISIDCTGVEDALDVTIAQRSELDYLIYNDPLAYAELILNGEPGEYLKNVAGSHGLED, from the coding sequence ATGAAGTACGATGCAAGAGCCTGTTCGTTCAACATGGATACTGGCTGTGTGAAGCTGCTGCTCCGGGATGGCAGAAAAATTTCCATCGACTGCACCGGGGTCGAAGATGCGCTGGATGTTACCATTGCGCAGCGGTCTGAACTGGACTACCTCATCTATAATGACCCGCTGGCGTATGCTGAGCTGATTCTGAACGGCGAACCGGGGGAATATTTGAAGAACGTGGCGGGAAGCCACGGATTAGAGGACTAA
- a CDS encoding transposase, which translates to MRLNKKKKSTNLSPYPDEAIERLARAFYPAILACWNSEEGQREFAAWQAEQAHIATKEKQEVPVGELPALLIVCGFFRVRPGGRALFLCLVL; encoded by the coding sequence GTGCGTTTGAACAAGAAGAAAAAATCCACAAATCTTTCCCCGTATCCCGATGAAGCCATCGAACGTCTGGCACGGGCATTCTACCCGGCAATCCTTGCCTGCTGGAACAGCGAGGAAGGTCAACGGGAGTTTGCTGCATGGCAGGCGGAACAGGCTCATATTGCAACCAAAGAAAAACAGGAAGTTCCCGTCGGGGAACTCCCTGCCTTACTTATCGTGTGTGGATTTTTCAGGGTGCGTCCGGGTGGACGCGCCCTGTTTTTGTGTTTAGTCCTCTAA